A DNA window from Bradyrhizobium barranii subsp. barranii contains the following coding sequences:
- the hemA gene encoding 5-aminolevulinate synthase has translation MDYAQFFNTALDRLHTERRYRVFADLERIAGRFPHALWHSPKGKRDVVIWCSNDYLGMGQHPKVVGAMVETATRVGTGAGGTRNIAGTHHPLVQLEAELADLHGKEASLLFTSGYVSNQTGIATIAKLIPNCLILSDELNHNSMIEGIRQSACERVVFRHNDLADLEEKLKAAGPNRPKLIACESLYSMDGDVAPLAKICDLAEKYGAMTYVDEVHAVGMYGPRGGGIAERDGVMHRIDILEGTLAKAFGCLGGYIAANGQIIDAVRSYAPGFIFTTALPPAICSAATAAIKHLKTSNWERERHQDRAARVKAILNAAGLPVMSSDTHIVPLFIGDAEKCKQASDLLLEQHGIYIQPINYPTVAKGTERLRITPSPYHDDGLIDQLAEALLQVWDRLGLPLKQKSLAAE, from the coding sequence ATGGATTACGCCCAGTTCTTCAATACCGCCCTCGATCGTCTCCACACCGAGCGGCGCTACCGCGTGTTCGCCGATCTCGAACGCATCGCCGGTCGGTTCCCGCATGCGCTCTGGCACTCGCCGAAGGGCAAACGCGACGTCGTGATCTGGTGCTCCAACGATTATCTCGGCATGGGCCAGCACCCGAAGGTGGTCGGCGCCATGGTCGAAACCGCGACCCGCGTCGGCACCGGCGCAGGCGGCACCCGCAACATCGCCGGCACGCATCATCCGCTGGTGCAGCTCGAGGCCGAGCTCGCCGATCTCCACGGCAAGGAAGCGTCGCTGCTGTTCACCTCGGGCTATGTCTCGAACCAGACCGGCATCGCGACCATCGCGAAGCTCATTCCGAACTGCCTGATCCTGTCGGACGAGCTCAACCACAATTCGATGATCGAGGGCATCCGCCAGTCCGCCTGCGAGCGCGTCGTGTTCCGCCACAACGACCTCGCCGACCTCGAAGAGAAGTTGAAGGCCGCAGGTCCGAACCGGCCGAAGCTGATCGCCTGCGAAAGCCTCTATTCGATGGACGGCGACGTCGCCCCGCTCGCCAAGATCTGCGATCTCGCCGAGAAATATGGCGCGATGACCTATGTCGACGAGGTCCATGCCGTCGGCATGTACGGCCCGCGCGGCGGCGGCATCGCCGAGCGTGACGGCGTCATGCATCGCATCGACATTCTCGAAGGTACGCTGGCCAAGGCGTTCGGCTGCCTCGGCGGCTACATCGCCGCCAACGGCCAGATCATCGACGCCGTGCGCTCCTACGCGCCGGGCTTCATCTTCACCACCGCGCTGCCGCCGGCGATCTGCTCGGCCGCGACCGCCGCGATCAAGCATCTGAAGACCTCGAACTGGGAGCGCGAGCGCCACCAGGACCGCGCCGCCCGCGTCAAGGCGATACTCAATGCTGCCGGCCTGCCTGTGATGTCGAGCGACACCCATATTGTGCCGCTGTTCATCGGCGATGCCGAGAAGTGCAAGCAGGCGTCCGACCTGCTGCTGGAACAGCACGGCATCTACATTCAGCCGATCAACTATCCGACGGTGGCCAAGGGCACCGAACGCCTGCGCATTACGCCCTCGCCCTATCACGACGACGGCTTGATCGATCAGCTCGCCGAAGCGCTCCTGCAGGTGTGGGACCGCCTCGGTCTGCCGCTCAAGCAAAAGTCGCTGGCGGCGGAGTAG
- a CDS encoding PAS domain-containing hybrid sensor histidine kinase/response regulator, translating to MLHDWGVIAAAFGYIGFLFLVASHGDRRSPAGRGRASGLIYPLSLAIYCTSWTFFGSVGFATRASTDFLAIYVGPILMIGLGAGVLRRVIQLAKAHNITSIADFIGARYGKSQAVAATVALIAIIGSVPYIALQLKAVASSLETILSEDQAFSHIPILGDMALMVTLAMAAFAVLFGTRQTDATEHQHGLMLAVATESIIKLIAFLAAGIFVTFWMFSPHELIERAMRTPEAVRAINYSPSIGNFLTMTLLSLCAIMLLPRQFHVSVVENSSDAEVSRARWLFPFYLVAINLFVIPIALAGLVTFPFGAVEPDMYVLALPMEGGAGLLSVAVFVGGLSAATAMVIVECVALSIMVSNDLVVPLVLQRRPEGRTGGADFSDFLLRSRRLAIFAIMVMAYFYYRALGNTQLAAIGLLSFAAIAQLAPSFFGGLLWRRATARGAIGGMLVGFAVWLYTLFIPSFMDSSTAGVLLLQHGPFGIEALRPQALFGADLPPLMHGVIWSLSLNILTYVLLSLARRPSSIELVQADLFVPNTLAPISPNFRRWRTTVTVQDIQTTVAQYLGPDRARHSFEAFSVRRNVRLESGAPADFELLQHAEHLIASSIGAASSRLVMSLLLRKRTVSAKAALKLLDDSHAALHFNREILQTALNHVRQGIAVFDADLQLICSNRQFGDLLNVPPHFIQFGTPLREILEFMGVSEPDNPVEREAMLERRLAAYTTDGEPYLERLPDRHMVIEILTNRMPGGGFVITFTDVTPTFEAAEALERANATLEKRVRDRTEELTRLNSELALAKSAAEDASISKTRFLAAASHDILQPLNAARLYVTSLVERQHSGEETRLVENIDESLQAIEEILGALLDISRLDAGAMTTSISSFKMADLMRSLEIEFAPIARAKNLELAFVPCSLPVESDRLLLRRLLQNLISNAIKYTPRGRVLVGCRRQGPSLKICVYDTGVGIPPVKRGEIFKEFHRLEQGARIARGLGLGLSIVERLARVLKHGIAIDGNKSGGSVFSVTVPTAKAITHTAAVTSATPLARRPISGALIVCIENDAAILDGMRTLLKAWDAEVIAVADPEGAIAAIEGAGRRVTGLLVDYHLDRGNGIAAIRDIRRRFGDGIPAILITADRSPAVQVAAREENVAVLNKPVKPASLRALLGQWRTQQMVAAE from the coding sequence ATGCTGCACGACTGGGGCGTGATCGCTGCCGCCTTCGGCTATATCGGCTTCCTGTTCCTGGTGGCGAGCCATGGCGACCGCCGCTCGCCGGCCGGGCGCGGCCGCGCGTCCGGGCTGATCTATCCGCTGTCGCTCGCGATCTATTGCACCTCCTGGACCTTCTTCGGCTCGGTCGGCTTCGCCACCCGCGCCTCGACCGACTTCCTCGCCATCTATGTCGGCCCGATCCTGATGATCGGGCTCGGCGCCGGCGTCCTGCGCCGCGTGATCCAGCTCGCGAAAGCGCACAACATCACCTCGATCGCCGACTTCATCGGCGCGCGCTACGGCAAGAGCCAGGCGGTGGCGGCAACGGTGGCGCTGATCGCGATCATCGGCTCGGTGCCCTACATCGCGCTCCAGCTCAAGGCGGTCGCCTCCTCGCTCGAAACGATCCTGAGCGAGGACCAGGCGTTCTCCCACATCCCGATCCTCGGCGACATGGCGCTGATGGTGACGCTGGCGATGGCCGCCTTCGCCGTGCTGTTCGGCACGCGGCAGACCGACGCCACCGAGCACCAGCACGGACTGATGCTGGCGGTCGCAACCGAATCCATCATCAAGCTGATCGCCTTCCTCGCCGCCGGCATCTTCGTCACCTTCTGGATGTTCTCGCCACACGAATTGATCGAGCGCGCGATGAGGACGCCGGAGGCGGTGCGCGCCATCAACTATTCGCCCTCGATCGGCAACTTCCTCACCATGACGCTGCTGTCGCTCTGCGCGATCATGCTGCTGCCCCGCCAGTTCCACGTCAGCGTGGTCGAAAACTCCTCGGATGCCGAGGTCAGCCGCGCGCGCTGGCTGTTCCCGTTCTATCTCGTCGCCATCAATTTGTTCGTGATCCCGATCGCGCTCGCCGGCCTCGTCACCTTTCCGTTCGGCGCGGTCGAACCGGACATGTATGTGCTGGCGCTGCCGATGGAGGGCGGCGCGGGACTTCTCAGCGTCGCCGTCTTCGTCGGGGGGCTGTCGGCGGCGACCGCGATGGTGATCGTCGAATGCGTCGCGCTCTCCATCATGGTCTCGAACGACCTCGTGGTGCCATTGGTGCTGCAGCGGCGGCCGGAGGGGCGCACCGGCGGCGCCGATTTCAGCGACTTCCTGCTGCGCTCGCGGCGGCTTGCGATCTTCGCCATCATGGTGATGGCCTATTTCTACTACCGCGCACTCGGCAACACCCAGCTTGCGGCGATCGGCCTGCTCTCCTTTGCCGCCATCGCCCAGCTCGCGCCCAGCTTCTTCGGCGGGCTGTTGTGGCGGCGCGCCACCGCGCGCGGCGCCATCGGCGGCATGCTGGTCGGCTTCGCGGTGTGGCTCTACACGCTGTTCATCCCGAGCTTCATGGATTCCTCGACGGCGGGCGTCCTGCTGCTCCAGCACGGCCCGTTCGGCATCGAGGCGCTACGCCCGCAGGCGCTGTTCGGCGCCGACCTGCCGCCGCTGATGCACGGCGTGATCTGGTCGCTGTCGCTCAACATCCTGACCTATGTGCTGCTGTCGCTGGCGCGGCGGCCGTCCTCGATCGAGCTGGTGCAAGCCGATCTGTTCGTACCCAACACGCTCGCGCCGATCTCCCCGAACTTCCGCCGCTGGCGCACCACCGTCACGGTGCAGGACATCCAGACCACGGTCGCGCAATATCTCGGACCCGACCGCGCCCGGCATTCGTTCGAGGCATTTTCGGTACGGCGCAATGTTCGCCTGGAATCCGGGGCGCCCGCCGATTTCGAGCTGCTGCAGCACGCCGAGCACCTGATCGCCTCTTCGATCGGCGCGGCCTCCTCGCGGCTCGTGATGTCGCTGTTGCTGCGCAAGCGGACGGTCTCGGCGAAAGCGGCGCTGAAGCTGCTCGACGATTCCCACGCGGCGCTGCATTTCAATCGCGAGATCCTCCAGACCGCGCTCAACCATGTCCGCCAGGGCATCGCCGTGTTCGACGCCGATCTGCAGCTGATCTGCTCCAACCGGCAGTTCGGCGATCTCCTGAACGTGCCGCCGCATTTCATCCAGTTCGGCACGCCATTGCGTGAAATCCTGGAATTCATGGGTGTGAGCGAGCCGGACAATCCGGTCGAGCGCGAAGCCATGCTGGAGCGGCGGCTCGCGGCTTACACCACCGACGGCGAGCCTTATCTCGAGCGCCTGCCCGACCGCCACATGGTGATCGAGATTTTGACCAACCGCATGCCCGGCGGTGGCTTCGTCATCACCTTCACCGATGTCACCCCCACGTTCGAGGCCGCCGAAGCACTTGAGCGCGCCAACGCGACGCTCGAAAAGCGGGTGCGCGACCGCACCGAGGAGCTGACCCGGCTGAATTCCGAGCTGGCGCTGGCCAAGAGCGCGGCCGAGGACGCCAGCATCTCCAAGACGCGATTCCTGGCGGCAGCCAGCCACGACATCCTCCAGCCCCTGAACGCGGCGCGGCTGTATGTCACCAGCCTGGTCGAACGCCAGCACAGCGGCGAGGAGACGCGGCTGGTCGAGAACATCGACGAATCGCTCCAGGCGATCGAGGAGATCCTCGGTGCACTGCTCGACATATCGCGGCTGGATGCCGGCGCGATGACGACCTCGATCTCGAGCTTCAAGATGGCCGATTTGATGCGCTCGCTGGAGATCGAGTTTGCACCGATCGCACGTGCCAAGAACCTCGAGCTCGCCTTCGTGCCCTGCTCGCTGCCGGTCGAGTCCGACCGGCTGTTGCTGCGGCGCCTGCTCCAGAACCTGATCTCCAACGCGATCAAATACACCCCGCGCGGACGCGTGCTGGTCGGCTGCCGCCGCCAGGGCCCTTCGCTGAAAATCTGCGTCTACGACACCGGCGTCGGCATCCCGCCGGTCAAGCGCGGCGAGATCTTCAAGGAATTCCACCGCCTCGAACAGGGCGCGCGGATCGCCCGCGGCCTTGGACTCGGCCTCTCGATCGTCGAGCGTCTTGCACGCGTGCTCAAGCACGGCATCGCCATCGACGGCAACAAGAGCGGCGGCTCGGTCTTCTCCGTGACTGTGCCGACAGCCAAGGCGATCACCCACACCGCTGCCGTCACCAGCGCGACGCCGCTGGCGCGTAGGCCGATCTCGGGCGCCCTCATCGTCTGCATCGAGAACGATGCGGCGATCCTCGACGGCATGCGCACGCTGCTGAAGGCCTGGGACGCCGAGGTGATCGCGGTCGCCGACCCCGAGGGCGCGATCGCCGCGATCGAAGGCGCGGGCCGCCGCGTCACCGGCCTGCTGGTCGATTATCACCTCGACCGCGGCAACGGCATTGCCGCCATCCGCGACATCCGCCGCCGCTTCGGCGACGGCATCCCCGCGATCCTGATCACCGCCGACCGCAGCCCCGCGGTGCAGGTCGCCGCGCGCGAGGAAAATGTCGCGGTGCTCAACAAGCCGGTGAAGCCGGCCTCGCTCCGCGCCCTGCTGGGACAGTGGCGCACGCAGCAGATGGTGGCGGCGGAGTAA
- a CDS encoding SDR family NAD(P)-dependent oxidoreductase codes for MSKIWFISGSSRGLGRAITEAALAAGDRVVATARNLGPLEPLRERFEERLRLATLDVTDEAAAQAAIGLAVEAFGGVDVVVNNAGYGDLGSVEDTSLASFRQQIEVNLLGTIIVTKAAIPVLRRQRRGHIVQFSSVGGRIGAPARAAYSAAKWGIEGFSESLAREMALIGVHVTIVEPGGFRTGFAQSAHATGEGRAEYDAVVGAAVRMQRDYDGRQPGDPAKAAAVVLKLVDMDSPPLRIALGSDAVNAIAATDRQRLDELEKWRALSISTDY; via the coding sequence GTGTCAAAGATCTGGTTCATCAGCGGCAGCTCGCGCGGGCTCGGACGCGCCATCACGGAAGCCGCGCTTGCGGCGGGTGACCGGGTGGTTGCCACTGCCAGGAATCTCGGTCCGCTCGAACCGCTGCGGGAACGCTTTGAGGAAAGACTGCGGCTCGCAACGCTCGACGTGACTGACGAGGCGGCCGCGCAAGCGGCCATCGGCCTCGCCGTGGAGGCATTCGGCGGCGTCGATGTGGTCGTGAACAATGCCGGCTATGGCGATCTCGGATCGGTCGAGGACACGAGCCTGGCCTCGTTCCGTCAGCAGATCGAGGTCAATCTGCTCGGCACCATCATCGTCACCAAGGCGGCGATCCCCGTGCTGCGCCGGCAGCGCCGCGGGCATATCGTGCAATTCTCATCCGTCGGCGGACGGATCGGAGCTCCCGCACGCGCGGCCTACTCGGCCGCGAAATGGGGCATCGAGGGCTTTTCGGAATCGCTGGCACGCGAGATGGCGTTGATCGGCGTGCACGTGACGATCGTCGAACCCGGCGGCTTCCGCACGGGCTTTGCGCAGTCAGCGCATGCGACCGGCGAAGGGCGGGCGGAGTACGATGCCGTCGTTGGCGCGGCCGTCAGGATGCAGCGCGATTATGATGGCCGCCAGCCGGGCGATCCGGCGAAGGCCGCCGCCGTCGTGCTGAAGCTCGTTGACATGGATAGCCCGCCGCTGCGGATCGCGCTCGGCAGCGACGCCGTAAACGCCATCGCGGCGACGGACCGGCAACGCCTCGACGAGCTGGAGAAGTGGCGCGCACTTAGCATATCGACCGACTACTGA
- a CDS encoding cytochrome P460 family protein — MTSIEPEKKTRSYATAITLAALLLVVLLTCVPYLVSIALAEGPVQGNAADASPIFGVTIPAGYKQWELIAPAEEAAPLDELRAVVGNQTAIDAYQAGKLPFPDGTILVKRAWKRKQSPEFASATIPGAATTVQVMVKDSRKYASTGGWGFGRFINGKPVDEAQHRTCFTCHDARAKSHDYVFTRLAP; from the coding sequence ATGACGTCCATCGAACCTGAAAAGAAGACGCGCTCGTATGCGACGGCTATCACGCTTGCCGCGCTCCTTCTCGTCGTTCTCCTGACTTGCGTGCCCTATCTGGTCTCGATCGCTCTTGCGGAGGGGCCGGTGCAAGGCAATGCGGCGGACGCCTCGCCGATCTTCGGCGTCACGATTCCTGCGGGTTACAAGCAGTGGGAGCTGATCGCGCCCGCCGAGGAGGCGGCGCCACTCGACGAGCTTCGCGCCGTTGTCGGCAACCAGACGGCAATCGACGCTTATCAGGCCGGCAAGCTTCCGTTCCCCGATGGCACCATTCTGGTCAAGCGCGCCTGGAAACGGAAACAGTCGCCGGAATTCGCATCCGCGACGATTCCCGGCGCGGCCACCACGGTGCAGGTGATGGTCAAGGATTCCAGGAAATATGCGTCCACCGGCGGCTGGGGGTTCGGCCGCTTCATCAATGGCAAGCCGGTCGACGAGGCACAGCACCGCACCTGCTTCACCTGCCACGACGCCCGCGCCAAGAGCCACGACTACGTCTTCACCCGGCTTGCGCCTTGA